In the bacterium genome, one interval contains:
- the selD gene encoding selenide, water dikinase SelD has translation MGAGALAQVLRPLQELAEAAASDKVLVGLELADDAAAYQVSDDLAVVLTLDFFTPIVDDPYAYGAIAAANSLSDIYAMGARPVLALNVAAMPKSLPLDIVNEIFRGGAEKAQEAGIAVAGGHTVRDEEPKYGLVVLGTIHPSRLKTKGGAKASDRLFLSKPLGTGVVTTALMQNRAGEVEVEAATRSMLELNRAAAELAQELGATALTDVTGFGLLGHLSEMAKSGSVGFELAYSRLPWLPGAEELARAEIFPGGAHDNQTHFGDAVSFDDSLEGWRRTLCFSPETSGGLLMTLSPEKAQSAVESAERLGVSVHEIGRVLAQPGLRILA, from the coding sequence CTGGGCGCCGGGGCCCTGGCGCAGGTTCTGCGCCCACTGCAGGAACTTGCGGAGGCAGCCGCTTCCGACAAGGTACTCGTGGGCCTCGAACTCGCGGACGACGCCGCCGCCTATCAAGTAAGTGACGATCTGGCGGTCGTTTTGACACTCGATTTCTTCACCCCAATCGTGGATGACCCCTATGCCTACGGAGCGATCGCCGCAGCCAACAGCCTGAGCGATATCTACGCGATGGGAGCCCGGCCGGTGCTGGCGCTGAACGTCGCCGCCATGCCCAAGAGTCTGCCGCTCGACATCGTCAACGAGATCTTCCGAGGCGGCGCCGAGAAGGCACAGGAAGCGGGAATCGCGGTCGCCGGCGGCCACACCGTCCGCGATGAAGAGCCTAAGTACGGCCTGGTTGTGTTGGGTACGATTCACCCGAGTCGGCTCAAAACCAAGGGCGGCGCGAAAGCAAGCGATCGCCTTTTCTTGAGCAAGCCGCTGGGCACGGGCGTGGTGACGACGGCTCTCATGCAGAATCGAGCCGGCGAGGTCGAGGTCGAGGCTGCGACCCGGAGCATGCTGGAACTCAACCGAGCCGCGGCCGAGCTGGCCCAAGAGCTGGGCGCCACCGCTCTCACCGACGTCACGGGTTTCGGCCTGCTCGGACATCTGAGCGAAATGGCCAAGTCCGGGAGCGTCGGCTTCGAGCTCGCCTATTCCAGACTGCCGTGGCTGCCGGGCGCGGAGGAGTTAGCCCGGGCCGAGATCTTTCCCGGAGGGGCCCATGACAACCAAACGCACTTCGGGGACGCGGTGAGCTTCGACGACTCGCTCGAGGGCTGGCGCCGGACGCTCTGTTTCAGCCCCGAAACTTCCGGCGGCCTGCTCATGACCCTGTCCCCGGAAAAGGCGCAGTCGGCTGTCGAATCAGCCGAGAGGCTAGGTGTTTCAGTGCACGAGATCGGCCGAGTGCTAGCACAACCAGGACTTCGAATCCTGGCCTAG
- a CDS encoding c-type cytochrome, with protein sequence MKRFPFLIGAVLPLALVFSFASTAASEEVEIRQAPVTWTQAALSDGEELYGQLCASCHGMDATGNGPAAPALAMPVPDLTRLALDNDGEFPTEGVEKSIQGGGKIVAHGSVEMPVWGRVLGDVRPDFKPYRREAFAKQQIFNLTEYLKSIQVEED encoded by the coding sequence ATGAAACGGTTTCCTTTCTTGATCGGTGCGGTGCTTCCTCTGGCGCTGGTCTTTTCATTCGCATCGACGGCGGCATCGGAAGAGGTCGAGATCCGGCAGGCGCCGGTGACCTGGACCCAGGCGGCGTTGAGCGACGGCGAGGAGCTCTATGGGCAGCTCTGCGCGAGTTGTCACGGTATGGATGCGACCGGCAACGGTCCGGCCGCGCCGGCGTTGGCGATGCCGGTTCCGGACCTGACCCGACTTGCGCTCGACAATGACGGTGAGTTTCCGACCGAGGGTGTCGAAAAGAGCATCCAGGGCGGCGGCAAGATCGTGGCTCACGGCAGCGTCGAGATGCCGGTCTGGGGCAGGGTGTTGGGCGATGTTCGCCCCGACTTCAAGCCCTACCGTCGTGAGGCCTTCGCGAAGCAGCAGATCTTCAATCTGACCGAGTATTTGAAGTCGATTCAGGTCGAAGAGGACTAA
- a CDS encoding M3 family oligoendopeptidase, translating to MESLVESIGEARVELEREPSRERVLKVLETFEKLTEASYPPSAYGSLWFSEDTQSEAALTFKNRIDRALVDFHNRVLFFLLWWKGLDEVTARELQPGQLEHADFRHFLEDLRRTKPFMLEERSEQIVNLKDTNGISAVLTIYSMLTNRLAFELEVDGEARSLTRDELQAYVYSPAADLRAAAYREMLRVFEGEAKVLGQIYVSRVLDWHAENVSLRGFSTPISVRNVDNDVPDEAVEALLDTCARNAPLFQRYFRWKARELGQERLSRFDLYAPLIGTDKSTPYSEAVELVLSTFEEFEPRLAALARRVFDDDHIDSEIRKGKKGGAFCATVLPTQTPWVQLNYTGKVRDVATLAHELGHAVHSMLAEDHSVLTQHPSLPLAETASVFAERLLVDRLLASETAQGVRRELLALSLDDIYATVMRQAYFVRFEQRAHAAILAGEPPEKLNEIYLGLLEEQFGDAVEVPQEFSREWVSIPHIYHTPFYCYAYSFGQLLVLALYRRFREQGASFVPGYLRLLAWGGASRPAEILAEAGVEMTDPSFWQGGFDVVEGLVDELEAL from the coding sequence ATGGAGAGTCTCGTCGAATCGATTGGTGAGGCCCGTGTCGAGCTCGAAAGAGAACCTTCACGAGAGCGCGTTCTCAAAGTGCTCGAGACCTTCGAGAAGCTGACCGAAGCGTCTTATCCGCCCTCGGCCTACGGGTCTCTTTGGTTCTCGGAGGACACCCAATCCGAGGCAGCACTCACCTTCAAGAACCGCATCGATCGGGCGCTGGTCGACTTTCACAACCGGGTGCTTTTCTTCCTCCTGTGGTGGAAAGGGCTCGACGAGGTGACCGCGCGAGAGCTTCAGCCGGGACAGTTGGAGCACGCGGATTTTCGCCACTTCCTCGAAGACCTGCGCCGGACCAAGCCCTTCATGCTCGAAGAACGCTCCGAGCAGATCGTCAACCTCAAGGACACCAACGGCATCTCGGCCGTGCTCACGATCTACTCGATGCTCACCAACCGGCTGGCCTTCGAGCTCGAAGTCGATGGCGAGGCGAGATCGCTTACTCGCGATGAGCTACAGGCCTATGTCTACTCCCCGGCTGCCGACCTTCGGGCGGCGGCCTACCGCGAGATGCTCCGAGTCTTCGAAGGCGAGGCCAAGGTGCTCGGGCAAATCTACGTCAGTCGAGTGCTCGACTGGCATGCCGAGAATGTGAGTCTGCGGGGCTTTTCGACTCCGATCTCGGTTCGCAACGTCGACAACGACGTGCCGGATGAGGCAGTTGAAGCCCTCCTCGACACCTGCGCTCGCAACGCGCCGCTCTTTCAGCGTTATTTCCGCTGGAAAGCTCGGGAGCTGGGACAAGAGCGTCTGTCCCGGTTTGATCTTTATGCGCCGCTGATCGGCACCGACAAATCGACCCCCTATTCGGAAGCCGTCGAGCTGGTGCTGTCCACCTTTGAAGAGTTCGAGCCCCGGCTCGCGGCTCTTGCGCGTCGGGTCTTCGACGACGATCACATTGACAGCGAGATCCGCAAAGGCAAGAAGGGCGGCGCCTTCTGTGCGACCGTACTGCCGACACAGACACCCTGGGTGCAGCTCAATTACACCGGCAAGGTCCGCGATGTAGCGACGCTGGCGCACGAGCTTGGACATGCGGTGCACTCGATGCTCGCCGAGGACCACTCGGTTCTCACCCAGCATCCCTCGCTGCCGCTCGCGGAGACCGCGTCGGTGTTCGCGGAGCGGCTGCTTGTCGACCGGCTGCTGGCGAGCGAGACTGCTCAAGGCGTTCGCCGCGAGCTCCTGGCCTTGTCGCTGGACGACATCTACGCCACCGTGATGCGCCAGGCCTATTTCGTCCGTTTCGAACAGCGCGCGCATGCGGCGATCCTGGCAGGGGAGCCTCCGGAGAAGCTCAATGAGATCTACCTAGGACTGCTCGAAGAGCAGTTCGGCGACGCCGTCGAGGTGCCACAGGAATTCTCGCGCGAGTGGGTTTCGATTCCGCACATCTACCACACGCCGTTCTACTGTTATGCCTACAGCTTCGGGCAGCTCCTGGTGCTGGCTCTCTATCGGAGGTTTCGCGAGCAAGGCGCTTCCTTCGTGCCTGGCTACTTGCGGCTCCTGGCCTGGGGTGGCGCCTCCCGGCCCGCCGAAATCCTGGCCGAAGCCGGGGTCGAAATGACCGATCCGAGCTTTTGGCAGGGCGGTTTCGATGTGGTCGAGGGCCTGGTCGACGAGCTCGAGGCGCTTTAG
- a CDS encoding DUF1223 domain-containing protein, translated as MRAIRAVRVPATGLLLVGTLLVIAPGSGGALPDPPALQNGAIVVELFTSQGCSSCPSADRYLSELAAREDLEIIPLSFHVDYWNYIGWTDPLSSDVWSSRQRRYARVFGGSRVYTPQMVVNGRWEGVGSDRRDISRLLEMARNERSAATIGVSAELISKSRLRVSVTTAQVDGEVVSESLAAWIAVVESDLVTEVGRGENASKTLHNDRVVRRLEAVPELELIGTGAEGSVEIALDEGWRRKKLSVVAFLQDAEAFRIQAAAEYGLADVL; from the coding sequence GTGCGAGCGATACGGGCGGTGCGAGTGCCGGCAACCGGCCTGCTGCTCGTCGGCACCCTCTTGGTCATCGCGCCGGGTTCCGGCGGCGCTTTGCCCGACCCGCCGGCGTTGCAGAACGGCGCCATCGTCGTAGAGCTCTTCACTTCCCAGGGCTGTTCGAGCTGTCCATCCGCGGATCGCTACCTGAGCGAGCTAGCCGCGCGAGAGGACCTCGAGATCATCCCGCTGTCGTTCCACGTCGACTACTGGAACTATATCGGTTGGACGGATCCTCTCTCATCCGACGTCTGGTCGAGTCGGCAGCGACGCTACGCGAGGGTTTTCGGAGGCAGCCGCGTCTACACACCGCAGATGGTGGTCAACGGCCGCTGGGAAGGCGTCGGCTCTGACCGGCGCGACATTTCGCGCCTGCTCGAGATGGCCCGCAACGAGCGATCGGCTGCGACGATCGGCGTTTCGGCAGAGCTGATTTCGAAGAGCCGTCTTCGAGTTTCCGTCACCACCGCTCAGGTCGACGGCGAAGTCGTCTCTGAGAGCCTTGCAGCCTGGATCGCGGTCGTCGAAAGCGATCTCGTGACGGAAGTCGGCCGGGGTGAGAACGCCTCCAAGACGCTGCACAATGATCGGGTCGTCCGGCGACTGGAGGCAGTTCCTGAGCTCGAGCTGATCGGGACGGGAGCAGAGGGTTCGGTCGAGATCGCACTCGACGAAGGATGGCGCCGGAAGAAACTGAGCGTAGTGGCCTTTCTACAGGATGCCGAGGCATTCCGGATTCAGGCCGCGGCCGAGTACGGCCTTGCAGACGTGCTGTAA
- a CDS encoding ubiquinol-cytochrome c reductase iron-sulfur subunit: protein MGTSQVPHGDSPADPGRRGFINWFLGTSIGALFASVAYPVLRFVSPPEIPEASMNQVEAGPINDPELLEIGYKILRFGAEPVILIRGGEGDFRAFAATCTHLDCIVEYHKDKKRIWCNCHNGEYNLSGQQVAGPPPRPLESFKVDLVVKAVGEPEHIVVSRA from the coding sequence ATGGGAACAAGCCAAGTGCCGCACGGCGACTCACCAGCCGACCCGGGACGCAGAGGCTTCATCAACTGGTTTCTGGGCACGTCGATAGGTGCTCTGTTCGCCTCCGTGGCCTATCCGGTGCTGCGCTTTGTCAGCCCCCCGGAGATCCCCGAAGCCTCGATGAACCAAGTCGAGGCGGGTCCTATCAACGACCCGGAATTGCTCGAGATTGGCTACAAGATTCTTCGCTTTGGGGCAGAGCCGGTGATCTTGATCCGTGGTGGGGAGGGTGATTTTCGCGCTTTCGCGGCCACCTGTACGCACCTCGATTGCATCGTCGAGTACCACAAGGACAAGAAGCGAATCTGGTGCAACTGCCACAACGGCGAGTACAACCTGAGCGGCCAGCAGGTGGCCGGCCCACCGCCGAGGCCGCTCGAATCCTTCAAGGTCGATCTCGTGGTCAAAGCCGTTGGCGAGCCCGAGCACATCGTGGTTTCGAGGGCATGA
- a CDS encoding cytochrome bc complex cytochrome b subunit: MHRYSVIYYFGGMTLFFLIVQLLTGIMLMLYYRPSAAEAFESVEFIMTVVPFGWLIRSLHSWSANLMVFFAFLHLVTVYFSKGYRKPREITWITGCILLFLALAFGFSGYLLPWNKLAFFATKVGTDIAGAVPVVGEWTLRFLRGGDRVTGGTLSRFYGWHVAILPAFLTILLGVHLLLVQIQGMSVPPRAEEEASRRRPMKFFPNFALRDLFGWILALGVLVAIAALFPWELGEKADPFAPAYKDIRPEWYFMFMFETLKFVPGGEIFGVEYEAIPILLFSLGGLLMVLVPFLDRGIERTGHSRAFTVVGVVAVTYMVGMTAWGYRSWAPILVVAATVALVYVLRWGTQRAKREPES; encoded by the coding sequence ATGCACCGTTATTCGGTCATCTACTACTTCGGCGGCATGACCCTGTTCTTCCTGATCGTTCAGCTTCTAACCGGCATCATGTTGATGCTCTACTACCGGCCGTCGGCCGCGGAGGCTTTCGAGTCGGTCGAGTTCATCATGACGGTCGTACCGTTCGGTTGGCTGATCCGCTCGCTTCACTCCTGGTCAGCCAATCTGATGGTCTTCTTCGCCTTTCTCCATCTGGTCACCGTCTATTTCTCCAAGGGCTATCGCAAACCACGCGAGATCACCTGGATCACCGGCTGCATCCTGCTTTTCCTGGCTCTGGCGTTCGGCTTCTCGGGTTATCTCCTACCTTGGAACAAGCTCGCCTTCTTCGCCACCAAGGTGGGCACCGACATCGCGGGAGCGGTGCCGGTCGTGGGGGAATGGACGTTACGATTCTTGCGCGGCGGCGATCGGGTCACGGGCGGGACGCTGTCGCGCTTCTACGGCTGGCATGTCGCGATCCTGCCCGCTTTCCTGACGATACTCCTGGGTGTGCACCTTCTGCTGGTCCAGATTCAAGGCATGAGCGTGCCGCCGCGGGCCGAGGAAGAAGCCTCACGCCGCCGTCCGATGAAGTTCTTTCCGAACTTTGCGCTCCGCGATCTTTTTGGCTGGATTCTCGCGCTCGGGGTCCTGGTCGCGATCGCAGCCCTGTTTCCGTGGGAATTGGGCGAGAAGGCCGACCCCTTCGCGCCCGCCTATAAGGACATCCGCCCCGAGTGGTACTTCATGTTCATGTTCGAGACCCTGAAGTTCGTTCCGGGCGGCGAGATCTTCGGAGTCGAGTACGAGGCAATCCCGATCCTTCTCTTCTCGCTGGGTGGACTGCTGATGGTGCTGGTACCGTTTCTCGACAGGGGAATCGAGCGCACCGGGCACAGTCGGGCATTCACCGTCGTCGGGGTTGTGGCGGTGACCTACATGGTGGGCATGACCGCGTGGGGCTACCGGTCGTGGGCGCCGATTCTGGTGGTCGCTGCGACCGTGGCCCTGGTCTACGTCCTGCGCTGGGGCACCCAGCGTGCCAAGAGGGAGCCCGAATCATGA
- a CDS encoding 4Fe-4S dicluster domain-containing protein, whose translation MAGQNDERKFPRREFLVRTLQLPCSAAVVTVLGPLALGSDAAAASQSGSETSEHYFGMGIQVDKCIGCGKCVEACKAENDVPREPYYFRTWVERYVIHNDGDVSVDSPEGGIRGFPLHEGESDVLRSFFVPKLCNQCDNPPCVQVCPVGATFKTDDGVVLVDSDYCIGCRYCIQACPYGARYLDPRTNTADKCTFCYHRITQGLLPACVEVCPTGARIFGELNALASPLRRLMRMSSLQVLKPALNTEPKVFYSKLDGEVR comes from the coding sequence ATGGCCGGACAAAACGACGAGCGAAAGTTTCCGCGGCGAGAGTTCCTGGTCAGAACGCTTCAACTTCCGTGCTCGGCGGCGGTGGTCACCGTTTTGGGACCGCTGGCCCTTGGCTCCGATGCCGCCGCAGCCAGTCAGAGCGGCTCGGAAACCTCGGAGCACTACTTCGGCATGGGGATCCAGGTCGACAAATGCATCGGTTGCGGCAAGTGCGTCGAAGCCTGCAAGGCCGAGAACGACGTCCCCCGGGAGCCCTATTACTTTCGCACCTGGGTGGAGCGCTACGTCATCCACAACGACGGTGACGTGTCGGTAGACAGCCCCGAGGGAGGCATTCGGGGCTTTCCCCTGCACGAGGGAGAGAGTGACGTGTTGCGCTCTTTCTTCGTTCCCAAGCTCTGTAATCAGTGCGACAACCCGCCATGCGTACAGGTATGTCCGGTGGGGGCGACATTCAAGACCGACGACGGGGTCGTGCTGGTGGACAGCGACTACTGCATCGGCTGCCGCTACTGTATCCAGGCCTGTCCCTACGGCGCCCGCTACCTCGATCCACGGACCAACACCGCGGACAAGTGCACCTTCTGCTATCACCGCATCACGCAGGGACTGTTGCCGGCCTGTGTCGAGGTCTGCCCGACGGGGGCCAGGATTTTCGGCGAGCTCAACGCGTTGGCCAGCCCGCTGCGGCGGTTGATGAGGATGAGCTCGCTTCAGGTTCTGAAGCCCGCTCTCAATACCGAGCCCAAGGTCTTCTATTCGAAGTTGGACGGAGAGGTGAGGTAG
- the nrfD gene encoding polysulfide reductase NrfD — MERLESAVEQISGFIYPNEIELHWGLLVVLYPYITGLVAGAFILASLEKVFKVKELEPTYRLALLTALAFLLVAPLPLLAHLGHPERSFEIFLTPHFKSAMAMFGFVYAWYLMLVLLLEIWFDYRADLVKWGRKAGRFKKFLYWVITLGSRDLSPEAVEFDKKAVHTITLIGIPSAFLLHGYVGFIFGSVKANPWWSSVLMPIVFLFSAIVSGISLVLLIYYVTTLFRRKQPEMACLDKLASFLLYALIVDFSLEILDFIHRLYESEESIGILSELIVSKLYLSLTIVQILIGTIAPLLILAYSRFSRLPTELKRVAYFIGALLVQVGIFGTRWNVVIGGQLFSKSLRGLTVYKLELGGIEGLFTCIGLLILPFVILYILIKVLPPWEEASLALSEDAAVSTASAD; from the coding sequence CTGGAGCGCCTGGAGTCGGCCGTCGAGCAGATCTCGGGGTTCATCTATCCCAACGAGATCGAGCTCCATTGGGGGCTGCTGGTGGTGCTCTATCCGTACATTACCGGCTTGGTGGCGGGGGCCTTCATCCTGGCTTCGCTGGAGAAGGTCTTCAAGGTGAAGGAGCTCGAGCCTACCTACCGGCTGGCGTTGCTTACGGCCCTGGCCTTCCTACTGGTGGCGCCGTTGCCTCTCCTCGCCCATCTCGGTCACCCGGAGCGCTCGTTCGAGATCTTCCTCACCCCGCACTTCAAGTCGGCAATGGCCATGTTCGGGTTCGTGTATGCCTGGTATCTGATGCTCGTTTTGTTGTTGGAGATCTGGTTCGACTACCGAGCCGATCTGGTCAAGTGGGGGCGGAAGGCGGGAAGGTTCAAGAAGTTCCTCTACTGGGTGATCACGCTGGGCTCGCGGGATCTGTCGCCGGAGGCCGTCGAGTTCGACAAGAAGGCCGTGCACACGATCACCTTGATCGGCATCCCGTCTGCCTTCTTGCTGCACGGCTATGTCGGTTTCATCTTCGGATCGGTCAAGGCGAATCCGTGGTGGAGCAGCGTGCTGATGCCCATCGTGTTTCTGTTCTCGGCCATCGTGTCGGGGATTTCGTTGGTTCTCCTGATCTATTACGTGACGACGCTGTTTCGCCGCAAGCAGCCGGAGATGGCCTGTCTCGACAAACTGGCCTCCTTCCTGCTGTACGCGCTGATCGTGGATTTCTCGTTGGAGATCTTGGACTTTATTCATCGGCTGTACGAGTCGGAAGAGTCGATCGGGATCCTCTCGGAATTGATCGTCAGCAAGCTCTACCTCAGCTTGACAATCGTTCAGATTCTCATCGGTACTATCGCTCCGCTGCTCATCCTCGCCTATTCTCGTTTTTCACGGCTTCCGACCGAGCTCAAGCGGGTCGCCTACTTTATTGGCGCGTTGCTGGTGCAGGTCGGAATCTTCGGCACGCGCTGGAACGTAGTGATCGGAGGACAGCTCTTCTCGAAGAGCCTCCGCGGGTTGACCGTCTACAAGCTCGAGCTGGGGGGCATTGAGGGCCTGTTCACTTGCATCGGTCTTCTCATTCTGCCGTTCGTCATTCTCTACATCTTGATCAAGGTGCTGCCGCCGTGGGAGGAGGCTTCGCTCGCGCTCTCGGAAGACGCTGCGGTCTCGACCGCTAGCGCGGATTGA
- a CDS encoding c-type cytochrome, producing MRLLSADGWLVLLCALALVGASPSDSGAALPDDPLEGRLLFENRNCVQCHGIAGNTPGVGPDLGHEAFGGSLLDLGAALWNHVPGMSVSFEDAKLPWPELSQTEVVELTSFLYFIEYLGQPGDATAGRATFRVQGCQECHELSGFGGRGGLGPDLDGLESFASPLFVAQAIWNHGPEMFETIRTAGMAVPSFGEGDLADLSAYFRQATAEGPAERTLLAPGNPNHGRELFRSRGCALCHGRNATGGGDGPDLTRADLHRSAETIAGLMWNHASVMSEMMLSRGVGWPSFSTAELADLIAYLYFLPFADRPGDPVRGEDAFSARSCAECHGGGAASAHQGSDLAGTAASRSPAAFIAALWSHAPVMKEAILGEGKLWPELSGEDLRNLLAYLQRTREAESEQRSP from the coding sequence ATGAGGCTTCTGAGTGCCGATGGTTGGCTCGTTCTGCTGTGCGCTCTCGCACTCGTCGGAGCAAGTCCTTCAGATTCCGGTGCTGCGCTCCCTGACGATCCACTCGAAGGGCGGCTGCTCTTCGAAAACCGGAACTGCGTTCAATGCCACGGCATCGCCGGCAACACTCCTGGGGTGGGGCCCGATCTCGGGCATGAGGCCTTCGGCGGCAGCCTTCTCGATCTCGGAGCGGCGCTGTGGAACCACGTTCCCGGGATGAGCGTCAGCTTCGAGGACGCCAAGCTCCCGTGGCCCGAACTGTCGCAAACGGAAGTGGTCGAACTGACCTCTTTCCTCTACTTCATCGAGTATCTGGGCCAGCCCGGCGATGCCACAGCGGGAAGGGCCACCTTCAGGGTACAAGGCTGCCAGGAATGTCACGAGCTCTCGGGCTTCGGCGGCCGAGGCGGTTTGGGCCCAGACTTGGACGGGCTCGAGAGCTTCGCCTCCCCGCTCTTTGTCGCCCAGGCGATCTGGAACCACGGCCCGGAGATGTTCGAGACCATCCGCACGGCAGGCATGGCCGTGCCAAGCTTCGGTGAGGGGGATCTGGCTGATTTGAGCGCTTACTTTCGCCAGGCCACGGCCGAGGGGCCTGCGGAGCGTACCTTGCTGGCTCCGGGCAATCCAAATCACGGCAGAGAACTGTTCCGAAGCAGAGGCTGCGCGCTTTGCCACGGCAGGAATGCGACTGGAGGCGGCGACGGACCTGACCTGACGCGCGCGGACCTACATCGCTCGGCGGAGACGATCGCGGGCTTGATGTGGAATCACGCTTCGGTGATGAGCGAGATGATGCTCAGCCGTGGCGTCGGCTGGCCGAGTTTTTCGACAGCCGAACTGGCCGACCTGATCGCGTACCTTTACTTCCTGCCGTTCGCCGACCGGCCCGGTGACCCCGTGCGCGGCGAAGATGCTTTTTCCGCCAGGTCGTGCGCCGAATGTCACGGCGGCGGCGCGGCCTCGGCGCACCAAGGATCCGATCTCGCCGGTACCGCGGCGAGCCGGTCGCCGGCCGCCTTCATCGCGGCCCTGTGGAGTCATGCGCCGGTGATGAAGGAAGCGATCCTCGGCGAGGGCAAGCTCTGGCCCGAGCTCTCAGGTGAGGATCTGCGCAACCTGCTGGCGTATCTTCAGCGAACCCGAGAGGCCGAATCCGAGCAACGAAGCCCCTGA
- the nrfD gene encoding polysulfide reductase NrfD — protein sequence MSSERAKVRPSTSHDLSEQDIDALLRSVEQPGSAFRVVTTLLILIILGCWVLFSRQILRGLGVTGLNQPVGWGFYIVNFVFFIGISHAGTLISAILRLSNAEWRRPITRMAEVITVVVLAIGAFHPVLDLGRPDRMLNIFTAGRLQSPLLWDVSSISAYFMASTVYLYMPMIPDIALLRDRGARPRWLYSFLAWNWQNTPRQREVLERAVNIMMILVIPIAVSVHTVISYIFAMTLQPGWHSTIFGPYFVVGAIFSGIAALMVLMIVLRRVFHLERYLKEIHFSHLSKLLLVMSLLWFYFTFSEYLTAFFGNEPAEMRVFFYKFTGPYATLFWGMVVCNFLIPVVLLSFRRTRTIPGIMVASIAIVIGMWLERLNIVVPSLANPRLAYPSGFYVPSLVEWAMFVGGLATFALGFVLFARLFPLISVWELREGQEIAVAETAERVESYLPDPVPKGETA from the coding sequence ATGAGCTCCGAGCGCGCCAAAGTACGGCCAAGCACCTCACACGATCTTTCCGAGCAAGACATCGACGCCCTGCTGCGTTCGGTCGAGCAGCCCGGTAGCGCTTTTCGGGTGGTAACGACTTTGCTCATTCTGATCATCTTGGGCTGCTGGGTTCTCTTCAGCCGCCAGATTCTGCGCGGCCTGGGCGTGACTGGTCTTAACCAGCCTGTGGGATGGGGTTTCTATATCGTCAATTTCGTGTTCTTCATCGGCATCAGCCACGCCGGTACGCTGATCTCGGCGATTCTGAGGCTCTCGAACGCCGAGTGGCGCCGCCCCATCACACGTATGGCCGAAGTGATTACCGTCGTGGTGCTCGCGATCGGTGCCTTCCACCCGGTTCTGGACCTCGGTCGCCCGGATCGCATGCTCAACATCTTCACGGCAGGCCGCCTGCAATCCCCGCTGCTTTGGGACGTGAGCTCGATCTCCGCCTATTTCATGGCATCGACCGTTTATCTCTATATGCCCATGATTCCCGACATCGCCTTGCTGCGCGACCGCGGCGCGAGGCCGCGCTGGCTCTATTCCTTCCTGGCCTGGAACTGGCAGAACACGCCGCGCCAGCGGGAAGTGTTGGAGCGCGCAGTCAACATCATGATGATCCTGGTGATTCCGATCGCGGTCTCGGTGCACACGGTCATCTCCTACATTTTCGCCATGACTCTGCAACCGGGATGGCATTCGACCATCTTTGGTCCCTATTTCGTGGTCGGCGCGATCTTCTCCGGCATTGCCGCCTTGATGGTCCTGATGATCGTTCTGAGAAGGGTCTTCCACCTTGAACGGTACTTGAAGGAGATTCACTTCTCCCACCTGTCTAAGCTGCTGCTGGTCATGTCGCTGCTCTGGTTCTACTTCACCTTTTCTGAGTACTTGACCGCGTTCTTCGGGAATGAGCCGGCCGAAATGCGAGTCTTCTTCTACAAGTTCACCGGACCGTACGCCACTCTCTTCTGGGGCATGGTGGTGTGCAATTTCTTGATTCCTGTGGTTCTGCTGAGCTTCCGGCGCACACGAACCATTCCCGGAATCATGGTGGCGTCGATTGCTATCGTGATCGGCATGTGGCTCGAGCGGCTCAATATCGTGGTGCCGTCGCTGGCCAATCCCCGGCTGGCCTACCCCAGTGGCTTCTATGTTCCCAGTCTTGTCGAGTGGGCCATGTTCGTGGGCGGGCTCGCGACCTTTGCCCTCGGGTTCGTCCTTTTCGCTCGGCTGTTTCCGCTCATCTCGGTCTGGGAGCTGCGAGAAGGCCAGGAGATAGCGGTAGCTGAGACCGCTGAGCGCGTCGAGAGCTACCTGCCGGACCCGGTGCCGAAAGGAGAGACGGCGTGA